The sequence below is a genomic window from Macadamia integrifolia cultivar HAES 741 chromosome 1, SCU_Mint_v3, whole genome shotgun sequence.
AAGCAATAGAGGCATTATAATACCTAAAGCACTAACCAATGTTCAACGAATGAATATATGTAACAGAATAAACCCCTTGAAGATATAAATTTGGATAACCCATGTGGTTGTGCAACTACCACAGCAtgcaaaaagcaataataacCAGCAAACAAATCAGAGATGTTAGAATTTGTAGGTACCTAGGAAGGTCTCTCTGTTGTTGCAGGAAAATTGAGCTTATCCTTCTCTAAGAGTAGGACCAGCTGAAGAACTAGCTACTGCACCTCTCTCCTTTTCAATGTGCAATAGTTCCAGTATATTTCCAAGTGCATTATCCACATCAGTGGGATCATCAAAAGGCTCAGCTACATACAAAGTAAAATAAGACACTAATTGACTAATTAAgacaattaaaaatgaaaaatatactgAATGAAAAATTACCTCTGAAGTCTATATCAAATATCTAATCCCGAAGGCATATTAATGCTTCAACATTGGTAGGTAGGAGTTTGCTCTGATATTTATCAATAACACGGCCCCCTGCGCTAAAAGCCGACTCTGAAGCAACTGTGGAAACTAGTATAGCCAAGACATCACGAGCCATTCGAGCCACATCCGGATACCTTGACCCATTTGCTTTCCAGAATGCCAACACATCATACTCATCATATTCATTATCATTGAATGGGACATTGGGTTCATCTAGACATATATCCAATTGAGATTTATTTCCATTATCCATCTCAGCAAGCTTGGATACCATAAATTCctatgaaaattgagaaatagccgaaatatgaatcattaataagattagcaatgaatgttgaaaacttgtattaaaaaataaatcaaaatcactATCAGAATGTAAATTTACTTACAAATCTTGTTCTAGATCTCCCAGGACGATGGGTAAGTGTAGGAACATCATAGTCACTTGGTTGCATACTCTTGTACTCATCAAACAATTGATATAAagaattcctcacattgttgcaCATTGTAGATGCATTTAAGTCCAGGTTGCAAAGCTTAGAAAATGCCCAAGTCACAAAACTAAGTTTATATcgaggatcaaacaccaaagcaATGGCCAAAATTTGACTATATTCACTCCAATATTTGTCaaactttttcttcattttcactGCCATTGGCTTCATAAAGTTGAGCCCACGTGATACCTCTTCTAATAAACTTTTGTGAATCTcccaaacattttcaaaatataaatatgttgTGGGATACTTGGAACCAGAAAGCAAAACAGTAATTGCATAGAAGGGATACAAAAAACTCGTTAATCTCTCAATCTTCAACCATTGTTCAGAACTAGGACAAGTTTTAAAGTTGTCATCCACTAGTCCAAGGTTCTCAAAtgctttacaataaaataatgcagaTTCAAGCATGAGATAGGTTGAGTTCCACCTTGTGGAGACATCAGCACGTAAGCCCTTACTACTTTGTAATCCCAATTGCTTACAAATTTCCaagaattttacttttcttgcaTGTGATCCTTTCACATATGGCTATACTAGATCGCACCAACACCACAGAGTCATCTATGTGTTTCAGTCCAGCTTGTACAATAAGATTAAGAATATGTGCACAACACCTATTATGAAAGTGTAATCCTCTACATAAAAGAgcattcttcaaattcaaatttttcttcagcaagtcaacaaaacagaaattagCTGTGGCATTATCTAAAGTAATTGAAAACAATTTCCGATCAATACCCCAGTCAGAcaagatttttgaaaccatttcaCAAATATGGATGCCAGTGTGTGGAGGTGGCATGATGCAAAACTTCAACAACTTCTTATGCAACACCCAATCCTTATCAATGTAATGGGCAGTCAAAGCAATGTATCCATCATTAGTGATAGATGTCCATAAATCACTTGTCAAAGAAATCCTCCCAGCAAATGAATTACGTAAATTCCtgattctaatggactccaaaTTGTATGACCTCAAAATATCCGACATTTGTGTGTTTCGAGCAATATGGGTATAGCCCGGAAAAAGGTATGTAATTAACTCTCTGAACTCCTCATACTCAACAAAAACTAAAGGTAACTCATGTCTCACAATAAGCTTCGTAATTTTGTCCCGCACAAAATCTTGGTCAACTTTTTGGTATCTTAACATcactttcccttcatttacacccaaaatcatttgggtgcttgtgtttcctttgttttccctttttgggcAATGTAGAATACGTCTCCTAAGGCTTCTAGTTCCATTAATATTACTATCAGCCTTATAAACTTGCTTACATCTTTTGCATTCAGCTCGGTTCttcccatcatcaaaacccttcccATCAATGATTGTGAACTCATCCCAAACTAcactcctttttttcctttcggtAGTTGCATTTGTTTCAAGTGTTACGACACTTGAAGGTTCTGTTGATGGAATTCCAAGAATATATGGTCCATCATCAGACATAACATCAGCATCTGACCCACGATCGGGCTCATCTTCTATATTGATGGACATTTctataattaataagaaaacatatgacatgttaataaaataagaataccaagcattacaaattcaaaaatgacCTCTTTAAATTAGCCCTATATAATACGCTATTGCACGCTGAAATTTGATTCAAAATCTCATAtttgaagaagttgaaaaaacagaaataagattcaaaaataaaatatggaaggATAAAATTGACTGAAATTTGAATCTTGTTTTAATACTTGATCAACCAAATAGATTGAAAATTTAGAAGGGTTTAATTGGATGATAAACCTCTTTAAAATCCAACTAATGCAACCCAACTCCTCACAAGCATACTTGGATACCCCATTTCAGTTCTATTATATCACCATTTACAGCTAACTTCAGATTTACATGTTAACAACTCAGAGTCTCAGGTATTTTATTCACAAAAGGGCCAAAAAAAGATGAGAAGCTTGAATCAAAAGAGGATATACCTGGGGTCTTGGAGGCTGGAGTACCAGAGAAAGAGCTGAAATTTGTAGAGAGAGAACTTGAAGGTTGCAGGGGTCTCAAATCGGCTGTTAGAGGAGGGAACCATTAGTTTTCAATTAAAACACAAGCTTTACGGCTTTACCTGTCATGGCTGTCGATGTGCAAACCGtgcaatcaaacaaaaaaaaaaaaaaaaaagagttttaccTGTTGAGGGACGATCGGCAACCAACACCAGCAGGCTTCGAAATTTATCTGTCGAGGGACGATCGGCAACCAGCATGCTTCAAAATTTATTGTCGAGGGACGATCGGCAACCAGCAGGCTTCAAAATTTATCGTCGAGGGACGATCGGCAACCAGCAGGT
It includes:
- the LOC122063248 gene encoding zinc finger BED domain-containing protein RICESLEEPER 2-like, coding for MSINIEDEPDRGSDADVMSDDGPYILGIPSTEPSSVVTLETNATTERKKRSVVWDEFTIIDGKGFDDGKNRAECKRWKVMLRYQKVDQDFVRDKITKLIVRHELPLVFVEYEEFRELITYLFPGYTHIARNTQMSDILRSYNLESIRIRNLRNSFAGRISLTSDLWTSITNDGYIALTAHYIDKDWVLHKKLLKFCIMPPPHTGIHICEMVSKILSDWGSHARKVKFLEICKQLGLQSSKGLRADVSTRWNSTYLMLESALFYCKAFENLGLVDDNFKTCPSSEQWLKIERLTSFLYPFYAITVLLSGSKYPTTYLYFENVWEIHKSLLEEVSRGLNFMKPMAVKMKKKFDKYWSEYSQILAIALVFDPRYKLSFVTWAFSKLCNLDLNASTMCNNVRNSLYQLFDEYKSMQPSDYDVPTLTHRPGRSRTRFEFMVSKLAEMDNGNKSQLDICLDEPNVPFNDNEYDEYDVLAFWKANGSRYPDVARMARDVLAILVSTVASESAFSAGGRVIDKYQSKLLPTNVEALICLRD